The Deltaproteobacteria bacterium genome window below encodes:
- a CDS encoding helix-turn-helix domain-containing protein: MKTTQMEEKLWTAKQVAAFLKVSTRQVHRLTVDALMPACIRLGGNIRWRKEEIIAWLDAGAPDRERWNEMKAKQPG; encoded by the coding sequence ATGAAAACGACCCAAATGGAAGAAAAGCTGTGGACAGCAAAACAGGTTGCCGCGTTTTTGAAAGTCAGTACCCGGCAGGTACACCGGCTTACGGTGGATGCTTTGATGCCAGCGTGCATCCGGCTCGGCGGTAATATCCGTTGGCGAAAAGAGGAAATCATTGCATGGCTGGATGCCGGAGCGCCGGACAGAGAGCGATGGAATGAAATGAAAGCCAAACAGCCGGGATAA